In Hydra vulgaris chromosome 06, alternate assembly HydraT2T_AEP, a genomic segment contains:
- the LOC136081431 gene encoding uncharacterized protein LOC136081431 — protein MPIVDNGIERFEFHEYKPVPRTNLNSAGGIRINIEQQDLFTLPSEAYLLFEGQPVKLADGTAYANTNTVTLTNNGIMHLFSQISYQLSNQDIETVYHPGQATTMLGMLKYPNDFQLAQGLNQLWFKDTATTAVLADNSGFALRQACIIQKPTTKGTFSFCIPLRHIFGFCVYDKVIYGFKHTITLVRKSDDDAIFKLAAAVLGKVNLNKISLFIPHLIPSDVERISLYKSVESKVTLLVSFRARQYDTISVAQSNTFSWRLSVKT, from the coding sequence ATGCCAATTGTAgataatggaattgaaagatttGAATTCCATGAATATAAGCCAGTGCCTCGTACAAATCTAAATAGTGCTGGAGGAATAAGAATCAACATTGAGCAACAAGATTTGTTCACACTTCCATCTGAAGCTTATCTCTTATTTGAAGGACAACCTGTTAAACTTGCTGATGGAACAGCTTATGCTAATACAAATACAGTGACGCTTACAAATAATGGTATTATGCATTTATTCAGTCAAATATCATACCAATTATCAAACCAAGATATAGAAACTGTTTATCACCCAGGTCAAGCAACTACAATGTTAGGAATGCTTAAATACCCAAATGACTTTCAATTAGCGCAAGGATTAAATCAATTGTGGTTTAAAGATACTGCAACAACAGCAGTACTTGCTGATAACTCAGGGTTTGCATTAAGACAAGCATGCATAATTCAGAAACCAACTACAAAAGGAACATTTTCATTTTGCATTCCTTTAAGACACATTTTTGGATTCTGTGTTTACGATAAAGTTATTTATGGGTTTAAACATACAATAACTCTTGTAAGAAAAAGTGATGATGACGCAATTTTTAAGCTTGCTGCTGCAGTTTTAGGAAAAGttaatcttaataaaatatcattgtTTATACCACATTTGATCCCATCAGATGTAGAAAGGATTAGTCTTTATAAATCTGTTGAATCAAAAGTGACACTTCTAGTAAGTTTTCGAGCGCGTCAGTATGATACTATATCTGTTGCACAATCTAATACATTTTCTTGGAGATTGAGCGTAAAGACTTGA